In Xenorhabdus griffiniae, the genomic window TGACATGCCTTTTTTCTCCATCGTTGCCATATCAGCTTCGGCAACTTTGGTATTACGGCATTCGTCAATAAATTTCACCAGTTCAGGATTATTTTCCGCAGCTTGCTTTGCCAGAGGATGACCTGCTGCCACTGCGACATAAGTGACTCCCATGAAAGTATCAGGGCGTGTGGTGTAAACGGTGAGTTTTTCCTGGCTGTCAGCAACATTGAACGTGATTTCGACACCTTCAGAACGGCCAATCCAGTTGCGTTGCATGGTCTTGACCTGTTCCGGCCAATCTTCCAGTTTATCCAGATCGTTTAGCAGCTCTTCTGCGTAAGCGGTGATCTTAATGAACCATTGTGGGATCTCTTTACGCTCAACCTGGGTATCACAACGCCAGCAACAGCCATCAATAACCTGCTCGTTAGCGAGAACAGTCAGATCATGTGGGCACCAGTTAACAGCGGAAGTTTTTTTGTATACCAGACCTTTTTCGTACAATTTAGTGAAGAACCATTGTTCCCAGCGATAGTATTCTGGCGTACAGGTCGTGACTTCACGCTCCCAATCATAGCCAAAACCCAGTTGCTTTAACTGGTTTTTCATGTATTCAATGTTGGAATACGTCCATGGAGCTGGGGCGGTATTATTCTTGACCGCAGCGCCTTCTGCTGGCAAACCAAACGCATCCCAACCGATAGGTTGCAATACGTTTTTGCCCAGCATGCGCTGATAACGGGAAATTACATCACCAATGGTGTAGTTACGGACATGGCCCATATGTAGTCGGCCAGAAGGATAAGGTAGCATGGACAGGCAATAGTATTTTTCTTTGCTGCTGTCTTCTGTCACTTTGAACGTTCGCTTCTTTTGCCAATGAAGCTGGACTTGTTGTTCTATGTCTTCTGGACGATATTGTTCTTGCATGGCACCGATAATCCTATGGTGAGTAATAAAGCTACGCCTTTAGCGCGTTTAGTTTGTTTATGAAATCTAAGGTTCCATAGCATAGCTGATAAGGGATAGGGGCAACAACTCTTGTTAAAGGCGGAATGCGGAAAATTACTTATTTTTAGGGAAAATTTAAAATCGGCGGTAGTTTTGCCTGCCGCCGACAAGGAAAAATCAGTGCAGAATTTTCGCCAGAAAATCGCGGGCACGCTCCGATTTTGGGTTAGCAAAGAAATCTTCTTTCTTACTGTCTTCGACAATTTTGCCTTCATCCATGAAAATAACGCGATGTGCTACTTTCTTGGCAAATCCCATTTCATGGGTGACGACCATCATGGTCATGCCTTCGTTCGCCAATTCCACCATGACATCTAGCACTTCATTAATCATTTCAGGATCAAGGGCAGAAGTAGGCTCATCAAATAGCATTGCAATCGGGTCCATACAGAGCGCCCGGGCAATGGCAACACGTTGTTGCTGACCACCGGAGAGTTGTGCAGGAAATTTATCCGCATGGCTGGCTAACCCAACTCGTTCCAGCAGTTTTAAGCCTTTTTCAGTCGCTTCTTTCTTGTCGCGCTTTAACACTTTAACCTGAGCCAGTGTCAGGTTTTCAATAATCGATAGGTGAGGAAAAAGTTCAAAGTGCTGAAACACCATCCCCACCTTGGAGCGCAATTGTGCCAGATTAGTGCTCTTGTCATTGACTTTTGTGTCGTTTACTCGAATTTCACCTTGCTGGACAGGTTCAAGACCATTGACCGTTTTTATCAGTGTGGATTTGCCGGAACCAGATGGTCCACATACCACGACTACTTCGCCTTTTTTGACTTCAGTTGAGCAGTCAGTAAGAACCTGAAATTGGCCATACCACTTGGATACATTTTTCAGGGAAATCATCAAACAGTCCTTTTCTTCAAATAGTTAACCAGCATAGAAGCGGAAAAAC contains:
- a CDS encoding amino acid ABC transporter ATP-binding protein: MISLKNVSKWYGQFQVLTDCSTEVKKGEVVVVCGPSGSGKSTLIKTVNGLEPVQQGEIRVNDTKVNDKSTNLAQLRSKVGMVFQHFELFPHLSIIENLTLAQVKVLKRDKKEATEKGLKLLERVGLASHADKFPAQLSGGQQQRVAIARALCMDPIAMLFDEPTSALDPEMINEVLDVMVELANEGMTMMVVTHEMGFAKKVAHRVIFMDEGKIVEDSKKEDFFANPKSERARDFLAKILH